The Manihot esculenta cultivar AM560-2 chromosome 1, M.esculenta_v8, whole genome shotgun sequence genome has a window encoding:
- the LOC110619288 gene encoding phospholipase A1-Ibeta2, chloroplastic: MQISPSLPAQHLHLVQVRRSSFRCQQSPLNPLTKPSSAATQSLKSVTSTEFTKKHLSNLEKLLQKQSVPETNLAEPLQPVHKVSDGNNNHNNNRSILAIKGKALFESLNLARMWPEMKAGEEMSPRHLNRLQRLLSKTAEYSPRNNLGSRWREYHGSNDWAGLLDPLDENLRREVVRYGELVQAAYHAFHSNPAMSTEEAPLPRHVTLPDRSYKVTKSLYATSSVGLPKWVDDVAPDLSWMTQRSSWVGYVAVCDDKREIQRMGRRDIVIALRGTATCLEWAENMRANLVDMPTNHDATHGQAKVECGFLSLYKTRGAHVPSLAESVVQEVKRLVERYKGETLSITVTGHSLGAALALLVADDLSTIQASEIPPIAVFSFGGPRVGNRGFANQIKGNNVKVLRIVNDQDVITKVPGLPVVEELNDNLPMAYSHVGTELRVDTKMSPYLKPNADVACCHDLEAYLHLVDGFLASNCPFRSNAKRSLVKLLNDQGSNVKKLYISKAHALSLNLDRSGFSPSGCLPSPSQ, encoded by the coding sequence ATGCAGATCAGCCCAAGTCTTCCGGCGCAGCACCTCCACCTAGTTCAGGTCAGACGCAGCAGCTTCAGATGCCAGCAATCTCCGTTAAATCCTTTAACGAAACCCAGTTCGGCGGCGACTCAATCTCTGAAGTCGGTTACTTCAACTGAGTTTACTAAGAAACACCTTTCCAATCTTGAAAAACTTCTTCAGAAACAGTCTGTTCCGGAGACTAACCTTGCTGAACCTTTACAACCGGTTCATAAAGTTTCTGATGGGAACAATAATCACAATAATAATAGATCTATATTGGCAATCAAAGGCAAAGCTTTATTTGAAAGCCTCAACTTGGCTAGGATGTGGCCTGAAATGAAAGCTGGTGAAGAAATGTCCCCCAGACATCTAAACAGGCTTCAACGCTTGTTGTCCAAAACGGCGGAGTATTCTCCCAGGAATAATCTCGGTTCTCGGTGGAGAGAGTATCATGGAAGTAACGATTGGGCCGGACTTCTTGACCCGCTGGATGAGAATCTCCGGCGCGAGGTGGTGAGGTATGGAGAACTCGTGCAAGCAGCGTATCATGCTTTCCATTCGAATCCCGCCATGTCAACAGAGGAGGCACCGTTGCCTAGACACGTGACTTTGCCTGACAGATCATATAAGGTAACAAAGAGTCTATACGCTACATCCTCCGTGGGTTTGCCCAAATGGGTAGATGATGTAGCACCGGATCTCAGTTGGATGACCCAGAGATCCAGCTGGGTCGGGTACGTGGCGGTATGTGACGACAAAAGGGAGATACAGAGGATGGGAAGGAGGGACATAGTGATCGCATTACGTGGGACAGCCACGTGTCTTGAATGGGCTGAGAACATGAGAGCCAATTTAGTGGATATGCCAACAAACCATGACGCGACCCACGGACAAGCCAAGGTGGAATGTGGATTCTTGAGCCTATACAAGACCAGGGGAGCCCATGTGCCGAGCCTAGCCGAATCAGTGGTTCAAGAGGTAAAAAGGCTCGTTGAACGGTACAAGGGTGAGACCCTAAGCATCACAGTCACAGGCCACAGCCTCGGAGCAGCCTTGGCCCTATTAGTAGCAGACGATTTGAGCACCATACAAGCGTCTGAAATCCCGCCGATTGCAGTATTTTCCTTCGGGGGACCTAGAGTTGGAAATAGAGGATTTGCGAACCAAATCAAAGGCAACAACGTTAAGGTGTTGCGAATTGTGAACGATCAAGATGTTATAACCAAGGTTCCTGGATTGCCGGTAGTTGAAGAACTTAACGACAACTTGCCAATGGCATATTCACACGTGGGAACAGAGCTTCGGGTGGATACAAAAATGTCTCCCTATCTAAAGCCAAATGCTGATGTGGCGTGCTGTCATGATTTGGAGGCGTATCTGCATTTGGTTGATGGGTTTTTGGCTTCTAATTGTCCTTTCAGATCAAATGCAAAGAGGAGTTTAGTGAAGTTGCTGAATGATCAAGGGTCTAACGTCAAGAAATTGTATATAAGCAAAGCTCATGCTTTGAGCTTGAATCTTGATAGGTCGGGATTCTCACCTTCTGGTTGTTTGCCCAGCCCATCTCAATAA